The following coding sequences are from one Formosa haliotis window:
- a CDS encoding DUF6787 family protein, with amino-acid sequence MEKFKKHWEITKNWQLIFPIVGLLTLIYSGFKISRSILGNYSPYIIALSTVVISFLLLKFFLFLFKKVEKKWVLNYRWEMIRVFMVFAVTGSSSLFVGRPIMQWIGITKENLSPFLYWTLYIIVGIIFYQILLVFFGWLFGQFEFFWTFEKKMLRRFGLKRFVD; translated from the coding sequence ATGGAAAAATTTAAAAAACATTGGGAAATCACTAAAAATTGGCAACTCATCTTTCCAATTGTAGGGTTATTGACCCTTATATATAGTGGTTTTAAGATTTCTCGCTCCATTCTCGGAAATTACAGTCCTTATATTATTGCCCTATCGACTGTAGTAATTTCATTTTTACTATTAAAATTCTTTCTTTTTCTGTTTAAAAAAGTAGAAAAAAAATGGGTCTTAAACTACCGTTGGGAAATGATTCGTGTGTTTATGGTATTTGCCGTAACAGGGTCTTCCTCTCTATTTGTTGGTAGACCTATTATGCAATGGATTGGAATTACTAAAGAGAATTTAAGCCCGTTTTTATACTGGACCTTATACATTATTGTAGGTATTATATTTTACCAGATTCTATTGGTCTTTTTTGGATGGTTATTCGGGCAGTTTGAATTTTTCTGGACATTTGAAAAGAAAATGCTACGTCGTTTTGGTTTAAAACGATTTGTAGATTAG
- a CDS encoding TonB-dependent receptor — MKSFIIILLCFVAMPSMAQNILQGRVVEDDTQQSLAFIEVYFPQLEKGAITDGDGNFAIENLPTGTYKLVSSSMGYETTTQNVTLPYTGNLLISIKTSAIEMEEVIISTPFHKLQRENVMKVERAKVGDLKASGAVTLAQGITDIPGVESITTGMSIGKPVIRGLSSNRVLVYTQGVRLENQQFGDEHGLGINDAGIESVEVIKGPASLLYGSDALGGVLYLNPEHFAAQDESHGDFGVMYYGNTQGISTNLGYKTSANKFKFLIRGSLSEQSDYNTEDYRVTNTRFKEKDLKAGFGFQDTHFKTEVRYNLNDSRLGIPEEIGEQSTNKSPLLPYQQITNHIFSSKSSIFFKDSSLDVNLGFLYNDRKEFEEEHDHDHDDDHDHDHAIAFDEHDEHDDHEELHPALHMKLKTFNYDIKYNMATYGKVETIIGVQGMHQVNTNYGEETLIPNATTNDIGILATSHIHFNTIDVQLGARFDTRSISTETELNKTYNSFNGAAGLKTNIAKNTSLRLNLATGFRAPNLAELTSYGAHEGTNRFEIGNPDLENEQNFQTDLAIEYKNKHIEVFANGFYNIVNNYIYLSPNGEYINNDPVYLYLQDDAALYGGEFGVHIHPHPIHWLHIESSFETVTGKQDSGEYLPLIPANSFNNTVRVEFEKTWMQKGYAFVKLSTTLDQDNVSEFETDTDGYNLFSAGIGGNFKVFKNILNVSITGTNLTNKKYINHLSRLKADGIYNMGRNISVGLTYKL, encoded by the coding sequence ATGAAATCATTCATAATAATATTATTATGTTTTGTAGCAATGCCCAGTATGGCACAAAACATACTACAAGGTCGTGTAGTAGAAGACGACACACAACAAAGCCTAGCATTCATAGAGGTATATTTTCCACAACTTGAAAAAGGAGCTATTACCGATGGGGATGGAAATTTCGCTATAGAAAACCTACCTACAGGAACTTACAAATTGGTTAGTTCTTCTATGGGTTACGAGACAACAACGCAAAACGTTACTTTACCTTATACAGGAAACCTTTTAATTTCTATTAAAACGTCTGCTATAGAAATGGAAGAAGTTATAATATCGACTCCCTTTCATAAATTACAACGCGAAAACGTTATGAAAGTGGAACGTGCAAAAGTTGGAGATTTAAAAGCAAGTGGAGCAGTAACTTTAGCTCAAGGGATTACAGATATTCCAGGTGTTGAAAGTATTACTACTGGAATGAGTATTGGTAAACCGGTAATTAGAGGTTTAAGCTCCAATCGAGTATTAGTTTATACTCAAGGTGTCCGTTTAGAAAACCAGCAATTTGGAGACGAACACGGGTTAGGTATAAATGATGCTGGTATAGAAAGTGTGGAGGTTATAAAAGGTCCGGCATCCTTGCTTTATGGTAGCGATGCTTTAGGAGGGGTTTTGTATTTAAACCCAGAACATTTTGCGGCACAAGATGAATCTCACGGAGATTTTGGAGTAATGTATTATGGAAACACCCAAGGTATCAGTACCAATTTAGGATATAAAACATCTGCTAATAAATTTAAATTTTTAATCCGAGGAAGTTTATCTGAACAATCCGATTACAACACAGAAGATTACCGCGTTACCAATACACGTTTTAAGGAAAAAGATTTAAAAGCAGGATTCGGATTTCAAGATACTCATTTTAAAACCGAAGTTCGTTATAATTTAAACGATTCTAGACTAGGTATCCCTGAAGAAATTGGCGAACAGTCTACTAATAAATCTCCACTGTTGCCCTATCAGCAAATTACCAACCATATTTTTAGTTCCAAGTCTAGTATCTTTTTTAAAGACTCGAGTTTAGATGTAAATCTTGGTTTTTTATATAATGACAGAAAAGAGTTTGAAGAAGAGCACGACCATGATCATGACGATGACCACGACCATGACCATGCCATAGCTTTTGATGAACATGATGAGCATGACGATCACGAGGAATTACACCCGGCACTTCATATGAAGTTAAAAACATTTAATTACGATATTAAATACAACATGGCAACCTATGGTAAAGTAGAAACTATAATTGGTGTGCAAGGTATGCATCAAGTGAATACCAATTATGGAGAAGAAACTTTAATTCCAAATGCAACGACAAACGATATTGGTATTTTGGCAACATCACATATCCATTTTAATACAATAGATGTGCAATTAGGAGCCCGGTTTGATACACGAAGCATTTCTACAGAAACAGAATTAAATAAAACATATAATAGTTTTAATGGTGCGGCGGGTTTAAAAACCAATATTGCAAAAAACACCTCCTTACGATTAAATTTAGCTACTGGATTTAGAGCTCCTAACTTGGCAGAATTAACATCTTACGGAGCACATGAAGGCACAAATCGTTTTGAAATTGGGAATCCGGATTTAGAAAACGAGCAAAATTTTCAAACAGATTTAGCCATAGAATATAAAAACAAGCATATTGAAGTATTTGCAAATGGTTTCTATAATATAGTTAACAATTACATCTACCTTTCTCCTAACGGGGAATATATAAATAACGACCCCGTGTATTTATACCTACAGGACGATGCTGCTTTATATGGAGGTGAATTTGGTGTTCACATTCACCCACATCCAATCCATTGGTTACATATTGAAAGTAGTTTTGAAACAGTAACCGGGAAACAAGATAGTGGCGAGTACTTACCTTTAATTCCTGCAAATAGTTTTAACAATACCGTTCGTGTAGAGTTTGAAAAAACCTGGATGCAAAAAGGATATGCGTTTGTAAAATTAAGCACCACTCTAGACCAAGATAACGTCAGTGAATTTGAAACCGACACAGATGGTTACAACTTGTTTAGTGCTGGTATTGGAGGAAACTTTAAAGTATTTAAAAATATTTTAAATGTAAGTATTACAGGAACTAACCTTACCAATAAAAAATATATAAATCACTTATCGCGATTAAAAGCAGATGGTATTTACAATATGGGTAGAAATATAAGTGTAGGTTTAACCTACAAGTTATAA
- the folE gene encoding GTP cyclohydrolase I FolE, which produces MPYKHYEEYNLDLTDDIKLKYQSIIENIGEDVSRDGLIKTPERASKAIQFLTQGYDLDAAEILKSAMFEESYNEMVIVKNIELYSLCEHHMLPFFGKAHIAYIPNGHIVGLSKLPRIVDVFARRLQVQERLTQQILDCINETLKPQGVAVVIEASHMCMMMRGVQKQNSVTTTSGFRGQFEKIETRNEFLKLISENLS; this is translated from the coding sequence ATGCCTTATAAACATTACGAAGAATATAACTTAGACCTTACAGACGATATAAAATTAAAGTACCAAAGTATTATTGAAAATATTGGTGAAGATGTCTCTCGCGATGGCTTAATTAAAACTCCTGAACGGGCTTCTAAAGCCATCCAATTTTTAACTCAAGGTTACGATTTAGATGCAGCCGAAATTTTAAAAAGTGCCATGTTCGAAGAGTCTTATAACGAAATGGTAATAGTGAAAAATATAGAATTATATTCGCTTTGCGAGCATCATATGTTACCTTTTTTCGGAAAAGCACATATTGCGTATATTCCAAACGGTCACATTGTCGGGTTGAGTAAATTACCACGAATAGTAGATGTTTTTGCAAGACGATTACAGGTACAGGAACGATTAACTCAGCAAATTTTAGACTGTATAAACGAAACCTTAAAACCTCAAGGAGTTGCTGTGGTTATTGAAGCGAGCCATATGTGTATGATGATGCGAGGGGTTCAGAAACAGAATTCGGTAACAACAACTTCGGGCTTTCGTGGGCAGTTTGAGAAAATAGAAACACGTAATGAGTTTTTAAAGCTTATTAGTGAAAATTTGTCATAG
- a CDS encoding ABC transporter ATP-binding protein: MIQAKNIHKYYDDFHVLKGVNLHIKKGEIVSIVGASGAGKTTLLQILGTLDTPSKREPCELIINGVNIQNLKEKSLAKFRNEHIGFIFQFHQLLPEFSALENVCIPAYIKGTTTSAAEPRAKELLDFLGLSHRYHHKPSELSGGEQQRVAVARALINNPGLIFADEPSGNLDSESAEQLHNLFFKLREEFGQTFVIVTHNEDLANLADRKLVMVDGNIKA; this comes from the coding sequence ATGATTCAAGCGAAAAACATTCATAAATATTACGACGATTTCCATGTTTTAAAAGGTGTAAACCTGCATATAAAAAAAGGTGAAATTGTATCGATTGTAGGTGCTTCTGGCGCTGGAAAAACTACCTTATTACAAATCTTAGGCACCTTAGACACGCCATCAAAAAGAGAACCTTGCGAACTTATAATCAACGGTGTAAATATCCAAAATTTAAAAGAAAAGAGCTTAGCAAAATTTAGAAACGAACACATAGGATTCATTTTTCAATTTCATCAATTATTACCGGAGTTTAGTGCTTTAGAAAACGTATGTATTCCTGCTTATATAAAAGGAACGACTACCAGTGCGGCCGAACCTAGAGCAAAAGAATTACTAGATTTTTTAGGTTTATCGCACCGTTATCACCATAAACCTAGCGAGCTGTCCGGCGGAGAACAACAACGTGTCGCCGTAGCACGAGCCTTGATAAATAATCCAGGATTAATTTTTGCCGATGAACCTTCGGGAAATTTAGATAGTGAATCTGCCGAACAATTACACAATCTCTTTTTTAAACTAAGAGAAGAATTTGGTCAAACCTTCGTAATTGTAACACATAACGAGGATTTAGCGAATTTGGCAGACCGAAAATTAGTCATGGTAGACGGTAATATTAAAGCCTAA
- a CDS encoding CPBP family intramembrane glutamic endopeptidase, producing the protein METYKIILHRFITFLKAPYVGNKTLFHDFNKVQVFITALVTTFVLNFGFTILFTIIETMGLVNFEDHASTKLFEDYPPYAIAIIGVILAPLLEELFFRGPLTLFHNNKWFIYVFYVFAIGFGLIHISNFEITRNVIILAPILVAPQIVVGLFLGVIRLQYGLVYSILFHALYNAVLIIPALLFMNEP; encoded by the coding sequence ATGGAGACATACAAAATTATTTTACACCGCTTTATCACGTTTCTTAAAGCCCCTTACGTAGGTAACAAAACCTTGTTTCATGATTTTAATAAGGTTCAGGTTTTCATCACCGCTTTGGTAACCACATTTGTTTTAAACTTTGGTTTCACCATACTTTTTACCATTATAGAAACTATGGGGCTTGTTAATTTTGAAGATCATGCCTCTACAAAACTCTTCGAAGATTATCCACCTTATGCTATAGCTATTATTGGTGTAATCCTAGCTCCGTTATTAGAAGAACTCTTTTTTAGAGGTCCATTAACACTTTTTCATAACAACAAATGGTTTATTTATGTGTTTTATGTCTTTGCTATAGGTTTTGGTTTAATTCATATTAGCAATTTCGAAATAACACGAAATGTCATCATTTTGGCCCCTATTCTCGTAGCTCCTCAAATTGTTGTGGGATTATTTTTAGGAGTCATCCGATTACAATACGGTTTAGTGTACTCGATATTATTTCATGCCTTGTATAACGCTGTTTTAATTATTCCTGCCTTACTTTTTATGAATGAGCCATGA
- a CDS encoding TIGR02757 family protein, whose translation MTDKDLKEFLDSKVDLYNNPKFIESDPIQIPHLFSAKEDIEIAGFLTATISWGNRKSIIKNAKSMMALLDHAPYDFVMNHTESDLETLHSFVHRTFNGDDLKQFILSLKHIYTNYHGLESLFAQHAEPDTLQPAIHNFKNVFFENEHLLRTQKHISDPFKNSAAKRINMFLRWMIRKDNAGVDFGIWKSLAPAQLSCPLDVHSGNVARKLALLNRKQNDGKALAELDLALRNLDKSDPVKYDFALFGLGVFEGF comes from the coding sequence ATGACAGACAAAGACCTAAAAGAATTTCTAGATTCTAAAGTAGACCTTTATAATAATCCGAAATTTATTGAAAGCGACCCGATACAAATTCCACACCTATTTAGTGCCAAAGAGGATATTGAAATTGCTGGGTTTTTAACGGCGACTATCTCTTGGGGAAACAGGAAAAGTATTATTAAAAATGCAAAGTCTATGATGGCTTTATTAGACCATGCCCCTTACGATTTTGTGATGAATCATACGGAATCCGATTTAGAAACATTACACTCGTTTGTGCATCGTACTTTTAATGGAGACGATTTAAAACAGTTTATATTAAGTTTAAAGCACATTTATACAAATTACCACGGATTAGAATCTCTTTTTGCTCAACATGCAGAACCCGATACTCTCCAACCCGCAATACATAATTTTAAAAACGTGTTTTTTGAAAACGAACATTTACTGCGCACTCAAAAACATATTAGCGATCCGTTTAAAAATTCGGCCGCAAAACGCATCAACATGTTTTTACGTTGGATGATAAGAAAGGATAATGCCGGAGTAGATTTTGGCATTTGGAAGAGCCTTGCTCCTGCCCAACTTTCTTGTCCGTTAGATGTACATTCTGGAAATGTAGCCCGAAAACTAGCTCTTTTAAATAGGAAACAAAATGATGGAAAAGCTTTAGCAGAACTAGATTTAGCCTTACGTAACCTTGACAAATCAGATCCGGTAAAATATGACTTTGCTCTTTTTGGATTAGGTGTTTTTGAAGGTTTTTAA